From Cellulomonas oligotrophica, a single genomic window includes:
- a CDS encoding type II secretion system F family protein, with protein sequence MLVALGVLLAALLATGPPGRPLHPARGADGGRTRAARPLRRRPGAADDLPGLLLAVAARLRSGAPAGAAWSDVLGVDVPGALPRPADLLGRVAPGRRRPDPRLVGRVQAVVAGARVAVELGAPLADVLEDLATAATTDAEHTADVEAALAGPRATARVLLWLPLAGVGLGALLGAQPWRVLLDGGIGTAALVLGLGLVLAGRAWVAALLARARDAGTPRPARDAGGPRGTARGTGPGAARGPARTA encoded by the coding sequence GTGCTCGTCGCGCTCGGCGTGCTCCTCGCCGCGCTGCTCGCGACCGGGCCGCCCGGCCGCCCGCTGCACCCCGCGCGCGGTGCCGACGGCGGGCGCACGCGGGCGGCTCGTCCGCTGCGCCGACGGCCCGGCGCGGCGGACGACCTGCCCGGGCTGCTGCTGGCCGTCGCCGCGCGCCTGCGCTCCGGGGCGCCCGCCGGTGCCGCGTGGTCGGACGTGCTGGGCGTCGACGTCCCCGGCGCCCTGCCCCGCCCCGCGGACCTGCTCGGGCGGGTCGCCCCGGGGCGCCGGCGCCCCGACCCCCGGCTGGTGGGCCGGGTGCAGGCCGTCGTCGCCGGCGCCCGGGTCGCCGTCGAGCTCGGTGCGCCGCTCGCCGACGTCCTCGAGGACCTCGCGACCGCCGCCACCACCGACGCCGAGCACACCGCCGACGTGGAGGCCGCCCTCGCCGGTCCGCGAGCCACCGCCCGGGTGCTCCTGTGGCTGCCGCTCGCCGGGGTCGGGCTCGGCGCCCTCCTCGGCGCGCAGCCGTGGCGGGTCCTCCTCGACGGCGGGATCGGCACCGCGGCGCTCGTGCTCGGCCTCGGGCTCGTCCTGGCCGGGCGCGCCTGGGTCGCTGCCCTCCTGGCCCGGGCCCGCGACGCCGGGACCCCGCGCCCGGCCCGCGACGCCGG